The DNA window tgaaaacaAGTCCAACATCTCGCCTAAATAGATGGGATCTCGTGGTCCAGGTGGATTTTGTTCGAAATCTTTAAGCCATTGATACATGACGTATGAATTCACTTCTATTGGACCCCCATCTCCATTTTGTAACATAGAACTATAAGTCCCACAATTAAGATCATAGTCTGAGTTGTTTTTTCGGATGAGTTCTATAATTATACTAACAACATTATTGATCCCGTGCTTGTTTGTTTGGGTTTTCCCgttttcatcatttattTTGACTAACATAATATCATCGATCATTGTATTGATAACAGCTGGAGAAACTAATTCTCGTGTCAATTGATTTGGTCCGATGTTTGTTTCCATTACTGAAGCTAGTGCTGCGTTCGAAGATATATTAACTAAAGCTTTTAAAAAATCAGTAGCTGCAGtttgtttaaaaaataattgatgattagGGATGCATTTTTGTGAAGCAAATTGTGAGCTTTCTGGTTTTAAGATTTCAATTagttttgaaataatattttgCAGGGCAATAGTATCAATTATTCCTGTCGGTGAATCCGGTTTATCTGTTTGTATAAGAcgaaaaaagaaatccaTCAATATGGGGACCtcaattttcaacaaaaatgtATCAACAAGATTTTTCTGTCTTCTAAAAAAGTTTAAAAGTTCAATACTGTTAGCATCCATCAATTGATCTAAAATATGCACCAAATACGAAACACTGGGAGAGCTTTCCAGTAAATTGTTGAGATCGATAATCCGCCATAGCTTATTTATGAGGCTTTCGGTCTCAGTAATTCGATTCAGAATAATCCACAAATCAACAGATAGTATATCTGCTGCCACTTGAACACATCTGCGAAACTTGCTGTCTTctgtttcttcttcctcatTATCGTCAACGtcgtcgtcatcatcatcattgtcATCATTACTCTTGATACCATTTTTTTGTCTAATCTTTTTAagttcttcttcctcttgtATATCTGTTTCGGGTGGATTTTCATTAAGTAAATCCAAAACCTTTTCATTCTCTTTAATACTCTGTTCgtaaaaaaattcaacacTTTTTTCCACATAATCAATCAACCCTGATAATATATGTGGTTGAATCAATACTTCTAGAAGCTTCCTTCCCCTGCTATCCTTTGTATTAGCAGTGTTAATGTCATTGGTGGACGATGTAAACGATGCCGAATCTGAGTTTGAAACTGTGGCATCATTGATTGTCTGTGGTTGCAGAAACAGAAAGTTTGCTGCACCGTTTCTTGAGTTATAGTTTCCCTTAATATTATGAAGTTCATTCAAAAGTTCTTCCAGTAATGTTGGATCTCCTATTAGATCTTCAGCAGTGATTGATGATAGATCTTGCACAGAATCTAGAAATTTCAGCAAGGCATTGTTGCTATTCATAGAGTTTGTAAATGGCCAAAACGACATGATTGTAGAAATGTCTATATTCTTTGATGAAGGATTCCTTatttaaagaaagattgatttgattcCTTGTCcgttctctttttcttttttattttattttttatttttttttcttctgtgGAATCTTAATTCTTGACCAATTTGTGACAATTGTCGTGGTGATGTTAGATGTCAATGATTGAATAATATATGGGATTAGGTGAATGATtctatttgttgttgtggtggtagtTAGATACAAGAATAGGAAGATCAAgagtcaaaaaaaaagggcaacaagaaaaaaaaaaaaaaaagggaaacTAAGTTAAATTAAACTGTTGGTAGTGAGTAAGTTGTAAGCAGTTGGATagtgttggtggtggtaaagaaagtttttatttttgttctCATGCAAAAGTTGTAatgttgattgattgattgatttactaagcaattcttttttttttctcctgTCCTGTCCTGTCCTGTCCTTCACTTACTCGCATTCTGGTTGGcgagagaaagaaagaaagtgAATTCCAATTTCATAACCtattaaaatattcatttgaatttatcttctgatatatatatatatatactgaCTGTATAAACTCCTAATTCATTCTCTATTGCTTTTCCTTtaccaattgaaattaatcgTCAGTGGGCATCTCTTCTATCATTCTAATTGCTCGATCATATTCTTCAAgaataaaatcatttatttctGTGCATGATTGAGTCACAATATCTTTACAATTAGCAGCACAATGTTCAATCCATTGTTTAATAGTCatctcttcttcttcttcaggCATTTCAGCAATAAATTTAGTAAGATCTCCTGTTACATCATTATGTAAATCATATTCTGAACATGCCAAGTCTTTCAACTCATTTGCACTACTTTCAAGGAATTTTGTTTGTTCAATAAATTGTGACATTGGACGGAGTTGCCATTTTagtgatgacgatgatttTGGTGGTGAAGGTGGttgcaattttttcttttcttccacactattatctttatcattGATGTTGCCGTTGCCGTTgtaattattcaatttatgaATCTCTGTTAATGAAGAATTCATGCCTAAAGGTGATGTATCAAGACCACCAATTCCAAGAACATCTGGATAATGTTTCTCATCAATATCTAAGGAATCTTTgctttttttgatttcttttaattctttaacTATTTCTTGATTATTGGTTACCTTGGTTGGACTTTTGCTTGGCAATTCATTAATGCTATCTGGTGAATGATATGTGTCAACgttctttgtttttgatgGAGAGTCATTTGGATCAGTGCTTTCTTCTAATGATTGATCATTGCTTGTAGTTATATCAGAGCTTCTTCGTACTGGAGATGCCTTTTGGTTGGTTTGTAGCTCTTCTGttgaatcaatatttaattcCTCTTCTTCGTCCTcagattcaattgattcctcctctttctcttcttcctcttcctcttcaaTCAGAAAATCAGAATCATCAGTTTCGATGGTGTTCAGATCTTGTTCtacaattgatttcttctCTGAATCTTCGTGGTTGCCCTTATTCAGGATTAGCTCTTCTTTCTCATTTGTATTTGTCCTTGTTAAAGAATATTGTTCAGTGTCTTCTAACATCACTTTCAGAATTTCAGCatcaatttgtttgatATCTTGTATGTAATTTGAGTAGCTGTCATTATCACTAGATTCGGGTTCAACAGCAAAACTGATTCTGGAGTTGTTGGAAGTACTAGTGGCCTGAATTTCAGCAATCTTTGGCTTTGGTGATTTCTCTAAAGATACAAAAGAATCTAGatctttcaaaattaaGGATTCCTTCTTTGGAGAATTATCCACATCTTTTGTTGGGATATTAGAGTTTGGTAAACCCAGTGACTTAGTGATACCAAATACTAATTCTTCATCTGGATCTATAAACACATCCTTGTCATTCTTCGGGATTTTTTGCACGccattttttgttttcgataaactgttgttgttggtaataGTGTGATTATCATTCCTTTCAGTTTTGATTTCCTCTTCTATCACGTCCTCCTTTGACACgttattttgtttatggTTTTTTGCAGAAGATGAGCCATCTTTTCTATTCACCATTGCTTCATTCTTGGGTGATATAAACTTATTTGGACTGCTTAAAACTTCTGCAGTTTCAAATGACATATCAAGAATATTCGGTTTGGAAAGTTTCTTTCGCTTTCTCtgtgaatttttcaaagaatCCAAGAACCTAAATGGAGAGGTATTGGGCTCCtcaaattttcttttcgtAGATTCAAAGTTTTTGGTTTCTATTTGCCTTTGTGGTTCAGTGTCTcttggttttgtttttgttttctttgttcTGGTATCcttctttttaaatttttggGGTTCAAGTAGATGAGCCAATGGttcattttcaatcttTTCTATGTGCTTCTCGTCGTATTCTAAGTTATCTTCAGTATTGTCAAATAAAGTTTCTATAGGTATTGTTGACTTCTCCTTTTTACTGATAACAACACGTTTAGGTTTTTTGGTTTCAGATTTAGGTATGGTTTTGCTTTGGTTGGAAGTATCTGTCCCTCTTGTTGGTGCTCGAGATTTTGTTCTCTTTGGTTTCGTTTTATTGTTCTCTAGTTCTTGAGTGGTATCATCAAAATTTCCAGATATCTTAAACAGTGCATCTGAGGTATCTGCATATGATTCACTATTATCGTTACTTTGATATTCTGATTCGTCGTCTGAATCTTCTGAattaaattcttcttcctctatatttgaatttacaTTATCCGTGTTTTTATTATCCgtttcatttaaatttgaattataatCTTCTTGGATAACTGAAACAGATccctctttttctttctgtAAATTCAAAGTTGAATGTTTCCCTTCTTCTGTATTCGAATATTTATCTTCATTGTTATCCCTGTTTGAAAAGCTTGATTGTTTCGTTGATATTGGTTCTGTTGGCTCATTGTTTTCCAGGAGAATTTCTGATTGTAACCGatcctcctcctcctccttaTCGTTAGTCATAGCGTTTTTTACTTGATCCTGTAGGGACAATTCTTTTGAATTATGTTCTTCCACATCTACATCTtccatttcaatttcatccaTCGgtatttcatcattatcatatACTACTTCTTCAACTTCACTATCATTGTGGATTTTTATATCTCCTATACCATCAGTCCCATTTTCATCTGTAGACTCATtatatattaatgaattatccATTTGTTCTTTCTCAATAGTTGAAGATTTTCTCTTGGAATTATCGTTTTTGCTTGATTTTTGAGATActtcaataaattcttgtAATAAATCTTCGTCGGGTAGCTTATCCCAATAATCAACATTTCTATCTCTTTCTCCATATAATCTTTTAATCCTTTTCGATCTTCTATACGTAGGTCGGTCATCCTGTtctattattgataaatcttGTGATATATCTTTAACTGGGGTGGAAAAACTGTTATCAATCTTATTAACAGAAGCATTGTGTGCATCATTGTTAGTGATTTCCTGAGGTGGACTGCTCGATTTGGATAAAGGGTGAGTTGTCAAATTCTCAGATATATCTATTACGTCATCGTTGGGTCTGTTGTAATTGTCATTGACATTTTTAGAAGCATGAAAGCTCGCTAGCTCAATAACTTCCTGATCACTATTATTGCTAATACTTTCTTCCATAGACTCAACATCATTTatgttatttattatttttggattttcaaattctaaACTACTCTTGTTGTCATCATGTTCATTGTTATACAAATCGAGGAAATAACAATAAGTGGATTCATTTCGTATATGCTCTTCAATAGGATCGTCATCTTCTTCCCAATAATCTAATGCACATTGACAATACATACATCGCACACGGtcatcttcaattgatcttGGTGAATATATAAACCCTGCATGGGAAAGGGAATTTGAATTAGGgattgaatcaattttatctaATGGATAATTCACATAAAATTGTTTCCTAAATTCAATAGTTTTAGAATGGAAAGgatcattaaataaattatgatttttccaaaaatttttcaattcatcacGGTTCAGattaaaatttgatattatgTCATCTATATTGGCAATTAAACTCATGGGACAAGAAGAATTTCGACGTAAATGTTTGgtatttatattatcaacatCTTTGTTAGATTTTATAATTTCTGAATTACCACAATATGCACAAGTGATTCTGGTCTTACTCCTTGATGTGGgattataataaaatcCTGATTCGATTAATCGATCAAAACTTTCAACATTACTGAATTCATCCCATGCCAATGATTTGTTGCCAACTTTTATTGGATCTTCAAATGTTTTTAGTCGATGATCTCGGTAGATCATCTCATGGTTGATATTTGCCATTGGGCTTTAAGGTATGTCGGGTGTAGAATACGTGGTATATATCTACAATGCTAACTatagtaataattgtaTACAAAAATGGAGAGAGAAACAAAATAGAAACGcgataaattattttgtttatttttttttttttttgcactACCCGTATGGTATTGGTGTTGCTCCCAAGCACCATTAAAAGAAACGTCTTGAAAAACAACCAACTTTACTCCACATTTATGAATCTATATTTCTTATACTAATAAAACAGTGTTTTTTATTGTAACTTCTTTTATTGTATGGAACGGTTTGGCTTGATTTGAGCTTTTTATTGTGCCATGATCTAGAAGTTGTAACTAATGGCTTGCCAACTAGGATGCTACCACTATTACTGACCAATCCATCAACTGGAGAATAGTattatcaaacaaaatcaagGAATTACTACTTTAAACTATTGTGTGTTCTTGTATGATTATTGTTAAATAAGGTTGTAAACACTAAGTAATGGAAATagcaatcaattcaatagaTTCTAAAGAATATTAAATGTTCATATaagattttgataatcTATAAGTTCGAGCCTATCCAATATATTCCGATCGCCCGAAAATCTTTAACTAATCACAATTTTAAAATGGccaatattataaatacgAATTTGTCTATACATACATTTGTTCTTATGCTGTTAACTATATGTAATGCAGAGTGTTCTAAAAATTGCTATTGGACCTTCCTTTTGAATGTtgaagaaaacaatttaacAAACAGTGGGATAGAACCATTGAGTTTGTCTATTTTACACCAAGTACTTTTGAAACGCAGTATTGTgtgatttattagattatttaattgtttaacGTAGTTTTATtgtgttttgtttttttcttccataTACcttgaagaagaataatcACACGATTTATTCCAAACGTAAAGACTCTCAGTTTTTGGTACTGAATATCAGATTTATGGAATGCCAAGAGTTCTGTTAACTAGAATTGTATGATACGTGAAGCTTGATCTGTTGTTGTCGAATACTATGAACAAGATACATTCGTTCAGTATGTGGCTCGTAATTGGCTAAACAAAATCGTCTAAAACCTAAATTAGCAAAATAGATCTTGAAGTGGGGATTTCACTAGTGTG is part of the Candida dubliniensis CD36 chromosome R, complete sequence genome and encodes:
- a CDS encoding Sit4 phosphatase-associated protein, putative (Similar to S. cerevisiae SAP185), coding for MSFWPFTNSMNSNNALSKFLDSVQDLSSITAEDLIGDPTLSEELLNELHNIKGNYNSRNGAANFSFSQPQTINDATVSNSDSASFTSSTNDINTANTKDSRGRKLLEVLIQPHILSGLIDYVEKSVEFFYEQSIKENEKVLDLLNENPPETDIQEEEELKKIRQKNGIKSNDDNDDDDDDVDDNEEEETEDSKFRRCVQVAADILSVDLWIISNRITETESLINKLWRIIDLNNLSESSPSVSYLVHILDQLMDANSIELLNFFRRQKNLVDTFLLKIEVPILMDFFFRLIQTDKPDSPTGIIDTIASQNIISKLIEILKPESSQFASQKCIPNHQLFFKQTAATDFLKALVNISSNAALASVMETNIGPNQLTRELVSPAVINTMIDDIMLVKINDENGKTQTNKHGINNVVSIIIELIRKNNSDYDLNCGTYSSMLQNGDGGPIEVNSYVMYQWLKDFEQNPPGPRDPIYLGEMLDLFSSNLDRIAALIQMEPIPPPHVTSNILGFTRFKLSELIAELLHCSNMILLNSRKIKKIIQVRDQIRSQQEKRLQKALQEQISFSDSPNIHQVTTGLDDVSLDDIHFTSHSNDEVHNYGKLLDSLDQEEDSEDDEPSISPENPFVCSERDESMRQDPCVGDYFKIKLLDSGILYDIISMFTKFPWNNFFHNVVFDLIQQIFNGKLNSYNSFLIVELFKENQCNLTDIVVNSYKEDLNPRPGYMGHLILISEEIVKFTSLYKPDLISPVIVSAVQSEKWTWFISEVLLKTREIYNVVLGAEDSDGNNDYGFDTSSVGYLDMDQPKKIILGDASNHDEFINDNSGQNNGSVQESEQEHTSNDLNDLGDDYDMNQYFVPDINVSKMSPSGDLTKHSIEDDCDDDLDEHHDDSSDKYLENLSDSSSDGDEDEDEDEDIGETNKLKRVPTHNDD